One part of the Bacteroidia bacterium genome encodes these proteins:
- a CDS encoding TetR/AcrR family transcriptional regulator, translating into MGRKSTDKERKKLSPKMQAWLKDLLPLIQEKNLKEMSMDELAKIGKKSKSTLYEYFVSKEEILSAAVRLLILNLGGYQLSRKKEAEHIVKDLYTLIEWIAGGVKHISFSLIGQIKADFPEIWEEVDMYLKGVLKELESLYVQGMEVGAFRKMPVNLLLSLDQYFVMEWISQQDNSQLSLEQMIHDYVDIRMKGILIE; encoded by the coding sequence ATGGGTAGAAAATCAACAGATAAAGAGCGAAAGAAGTTAAGTCCCAAAATGCAGGCTTGGTTGAAAGACTTATTGCCTTTGATTCAGGAAAAGAATCTCAAGGAAATGAGTATGGATGAGCTTGCAAAAATTGGCAAGAAAAGTAAATCCACTCTTTACGAATATTTTGTGAGTAAAGAGGAAATCCTGTCTGCTGCGGTTCGCTTGTTAATCTTGAATCTTGGTGGCTACCAACTTTCCCGGAAAAAAGAGGCAGAACATATCGTCAAAGATCTCTACACCCTGATAGAATGGATTGCGGGAGGGGTTAAGCATATATCCTTTAGCCTCATCGGCCAAATCAAAGCAGATTTTCCCGAGATTTGGGAGGAAGTCGATATGTATCTCAAAGGAGTGCTGAAAGAATTGGAGAGCTTGTATGTGCAAGGGATGGAAGTAGGGGCCTTCAGAAAAATGCCTGTCAATTTATTGCTCAGTCTGGATCAATATTTTGTGATGGAATGGATCAGTCAGCAAGACAACTCTCAATTAAGTCTGGAGCAAATGATCCATGACTATGTAGATATTCGCATGAAGGGAATCTTGATAGAATAG
- a CDS encoding NAD(P)/FAD-dependent oxidoreductase, with protein sequence MMKYDLIIIGGGAAGFFTAIQCGERNPGMRILILEKSNKVLSKVRISGGGRCNVTHACFDPREMTAFYPRGNKELRGPFHRFLCGDMMAWLEDKGVETKIEEDGRVFPVSDNSETIIDCFQKACRDHGVQIKTSAIVEDFVKEGEDWVLRSKGDIYRASRLMLATGSTPAIWDLMAKKGHTIIPPVPSLFTFNIKHPLLKDLPGLSMPEAGVKILQSKFRESGPLLITHWGLSGPGILKLSAWAARDLHQMNYKFEIEVDWSGKGRSFLEQEIQAMRNTQGKKMLSSLSPISMPKRLWHRMLELLSLKGKNYASLSKQDLNDLLDMLTACKFQVDGKSTFKDEFVTCGGVDTKEVHFKTMESKILPGLYLAGEVLNIDAVTGGFNFQAAWTESYIAAEAICEIS encoded by the coding sequence ATGATGAAATACGACCTGATTATTATAGGAGGAGGAGCCGCGGGATTTTTTACTGCCATTCAATGTGGAGAAAGAAATCCCGGCATGCGCATTCTGATTCTGGAGAAATCAAATAAGGTTTTGAGTAAAGTCCGGATCAGTGGAGGCGGTCGTTGCAATGTTACCCATGCCTGTTTTGATCCTCGGGAAATGACCGCTTTTTATCCAAGGGGAAATAAAGAACTTAGGGGGCCCTTCCACCGATTTTTGTGTGGAGATATGATGGCCTGGTTAGAGGATAAAGGGGTGGAAACCAAAATAGAAGAAGATGGTCGGGTTTTTCCAGTTAGTGATAATTCAGAGACTATTATCGATTGTTTTCAGAAAGCCTGTCGGGATCATGGGGTGCAGATAAAGACAAGTGCAATTGTAGAGGACTTCGTAAAAGAAGGAGAAGATTGGGTGCTAAGATCGAAGGGAGATATCTATCGTGCTTCCAGGCTTATGTTGGCGACGGGAAGTACTCCGGCAATTTGGGACCTCATGGCAAAAAAGGGCCATACAATTATTCCCCCTGTTCCTTCTCTTTTTACCTTCAACATCAAGCATCCTTTACTCAAAGACCTTCCAGGTCTTTCTATGCCGGAAGCAGGAGTCAAAATTCTACAAAGCAAATTCAGGGAAAGCGGCCCTCTGTTAATTACCCATTGGGGATTGAGTGGGCCGGGTATTTTGAAATTGTCGGCCTGGGCTGCCAGGGATCTCCATCAAATGAATTATAAATTCGAGATTGAGGTAGACTGGAGCGGAAAGGGGAGGAGTTTCCTCGAACAAGAGATTCAAGCCATGAGAAATACCCAGGGCAAAAAGATGCTTTCCAGCCTTTCCCCTATATCCATGCCCAAAAGACTCTGGCACAGAATGCTGGAGCTTCTTTCCCTCAAAGGAAAAAACTACGCCAGCCTTAGCAAACAAGACTTAAACGATCTTTTGGACATGCTCACCGCTTGCAAATTTCAGGTCGATGGGAAAAGTACCTTCAAAGATGAATTTGTAACCTGTGGAGGAGTGGATACCAAAGAAGTCCACTTCAAGACCATGGAAAGCAAAATTCTCCCCGGATTATATTTGGCAGGAGAGGTTTTGAATATCGATGCTGTGACCGGTGGCTTTAATTTTCAGGCAGCATGGACCGAATCCTATATCGCTGCCGAGGCGATTTGTGAGATTTCCTGA